A segment of the Candidatus Pelagisphaera phototrophica genome:
CTGTTCGTCTATGACATCTGGGATACCTTAATTCGAATTATCGCCTTCGACGTTCTAGCCCTTCTGTTCATTTTCGTAGGCTACCTCTGCCATCGATTTCAATCGCGAATCGAGTAGGACCCTTTTCAGGCACTTAGGTATTGGCCATTATATTCTATTGACGCTATTCTTGAGTCGGTTACCGAAGATTTCGCTCTACTTTATCCGAGTATATCATGACCAACACCCATTCGAGAATCATCTACACGAAAACAGACGAAGCCCCTGCGCTCGCCACTCATTCTCTCCTCCCCATAGTCGAGGCTTTTACCAAAGCAGCGGGAGTTGAAATAGAAACCAGAGACATTTCCCTTGCGGGCCGCATTATCGCCAACTTCCCCGAAAGATTGACCGAAGAGCAGTGCCAATCAGATGCTCTGTCCGAACTGGGTGAGCTCGCGAAAACTCCAGAAGCCAATATTATCAAACTCCCCAATATCAGTGCGTCGATCCCCCAATTGACCGCCGCTATCAAGGAACTTCAGACACAAGGCTACGCTTTGCCCGACTACCCCGAGGAACCGCAAAACGAGGCAGAAAAGGAGATTAAAACCCGATACGCAAAAGTTTTGGGAAGCGCCGTTAATCCCGTTCTACGCGAAGGCAACTCTGACCGCCGAGCTCCTGGTGCCGTCAAACAATTCGCGAGAACCAATCCTCATTCTATGGGCACTTGGGATCCGAGCTCAAAATCCCACGTTGCGAGCATGTCCAGTGGGGACTTCTATGGCAGCGAAAAGTCGGTGACCATCGACGAGGCAATCGATGTTCGTATCGAATTTGTTTCCACGGATGGAGCGACAACCGTGCTCAAACAATCCACTCCATTACAAGCTGGCGAGATCATCGACGCCTCCTTAATGAGCAAGAACGGTCTCTGTGATTTTCTTGCCTCTCAAGTGAAGGACGCCACTGAACAGGACGTCCTATTCTCTTTGCATCTAAAGGCTACGATGATGAAGATATCGGACCCGATCATCTTCGGTCATGCGGTCTCCGTTTTCTACAAGACCGTCTTTGAGAAACACGCCGCTACTTTTGATTCGCTGGGAGTGGATGTCAATAATGGGTTGGGTGACGTCTACGCCAAGATCGCGACTCTTCCCCAATCTCAGCGGGCCGAAATCGAGGCAGACATTCAGAGTGTCTATGAGGATGGTCCGGATCTTGCCATGGTGAACTCTGACAAGGGGATTACCAATCTCCACGTCCCTAGCGACATCATCGTCGATGCATCTATGCCCGCGGCCATCCGCGCTTCTGGACAAATGTGGGGGCCAGATGGTAATCAGAAAGATACGAAATTCATTATTCCTGACCGGTCCTATGCAGGGGTCTATCAAGCTACGATCGATTTTTG
Coding sequences within it:
- a CDS encoding NADP-dependent isocitrate dehydrogenase, which gives rise to MTNTHSRIIYTKTDEAPALATHSLLPIVEAFTKAAGVEIETRDISLAGRIIANFPERLTEEQCQSDALSELGELAKTPEANIIKLPNISASIPQLTAAIKELQTQGYALPDYPEEPQNEAEKEIKTRYAKVLGSAVNPVLREGNSDRRAPGAVKQFARTNPHSMGTWDPSSKSHVASMSSGDFYGSEKSVTIDEAIDVRIEFVSTDGATTVLKQSTPLQAGEIIDASLMSKNGLCDFLASQVKDATEQDVLFSLHLKATMMKISDPIIFGHAVSVFYKTVFEKHAATFDSLGVDVNNGLGDVYAKIATLPQSQRAEIEADIQSVYEDGPDLAMVNSDKGITNLHVPSDIIVDASMPAAIRASGQMWGPDGNQKDTKFIIPDRSYAGVYQATIDFCKEHGAFDPTTMGSVPNVGLMAQKAEEYGSHDKTFQSPGTGIIRVVDSYDNVLIEQPVKAGDIFRMCQVKDAPIQDWVKLAVNRSRATGSPAVFWLDENRAHDSQLIKKVNTYLPNHDIDGLDIRILAPVEATRFSMERIKAGQDTISVTGNVLRDYLTDLFPILELGTSAKMLSIVPLMNGGGLFETGAGGSAPKHVQQFESEGHLRWDSLGEFLALAVSLEHLANTFGNAQAQILAETLDEATAAFLQNNKSPSRKVNELDNRGSHFYLALYWARALAAQDKDADLKTQFAVLAQQLADNEATIISELNAAQASAVDIGGYYAPDEAKANAAMRPSQTLNAAIASVD